One segment of Macrotis lagotis isolate mMagLag1 chromosome 1, bilby.v1.9.chrom.fasta, whole genome shotgun sequence DNA contains the following:
- the SERPINE3 gene encoding LOW QUALITY PROTEIN: serpin E3 (The sequence of the model RefSeq protein was modified relative to this genomic sequence to represent the inferred CDS: inserted 3 bases in 3 codons; deleted 1 base in 1 codon; substituted 2 bases at 2 genomic stop codons): MAENMLKKLKRLKIEFTVCLYQSLTGNENGTNLLVSPASVSVPLGLLQFGAQGNICLQPERALGYIVHGRRLYDFLQTAHAAATTSNLGTKIQLTCTFFIQTXTHLSSHFTENISLWANSNQETTNFSEPNRTTAQINSWFSRFAADKNSGNVSLERIHSILAQIALVSTTSFQSIWQKRFSFTDIQVLFFPSAEGLILXIYQTADVNYGQFKVTDKQLVWTLELPFXVSSMNLXLPWNKAIPLVLLELYLTTSAIHTRINSHLKRIKIDGFFXKREKFRMQNHFNLKAILSSLGITDLFDPFNVDLKGISGKKCSFFYHSSVLIKFQNILNWG, encoded by the exons ATGgctgaaaacatgctaaaaa AACTGAAGAGGTTAAAGATTGAATTTACTGTCTGTCTGTACCAGAGCTTGacaggaaat gaaaatgggacAAACTTGCTCGTCTCACCGGCCAGTGTGTCTGTCCCTCTGGGGTTACTACAGTTTGGAGCCCAAGGAAACATCTGTTTGCAACCAGAAAGGGCCCTCGGGTATATAGTTCATGGCAG AAGGCTATATGATTTCCTGCAAACTGCTCATGCAGCAGCTACTACTTCCAACCTAGGAACCAAAATTCAACTGACATGTACCTTTTTTATACAGA AAACACAtctctcttctcatttcactGAGAACATCTCCTTGTGGGCCAACAGCAACCAGGAGACAACCAACTTTAGTGAGCCTAACAGGACAACAGCTCAGATCAATAGCTGGTTCTCTAGGTTTGCTGcag ATAAGAATTCAGGAAATGTCTCCTTGGAAAGGATCCATTCAATACTTGCTCAAATTGCTCTGGTGAGCACCACGTCCTTCCAAAGCATTTGGCAAAAGAGATTCTCCTTCACAGACATCCAGGTGCTGTTCTTTCCTAGCGCAGAAGGCCTCATTC TGATATACCAAACCGCTGATGTCAACTATG GTCAGTTCAAGGTCACAGATAAGCAACTAGTATGGACACTTGAACTGCCTTTTTGAGTAAGCTCAATGAACT CTCTCCCTTGGAACAAAGCAATCCCTCTGGTCCTTCTTGAGTTATACCTCACCACTAGCGCCATTCATACCCGGATAAATTCACACctgaagagaataaaaattgatgggtttttttaaaaaagggagaa GTTCAGAATGCAAAACCACTTCAACCTGAAAGCTATTTTAAGTTCTTTGGGGATCACAGATCTGTTTGATCCATTCAATGTTGACTTAAAAGGAATTTCAGGAAAGAAATGTTCTTTCTTCTATCACTCCTCAGTTCTGATTAAGTTTCAGAATATTTTGAATTGGGGTTAG